In Plasmodium knowlesi strain H genome assembly, chromosome: 7, one DNA window encodes the following:
- a CDS encoding tetratricopeptide repeat protein, putative: protein MRLKDARAAMNSMTSPRRKKKKKEEIFFEYIRNSNSQAIQLLNWIWLYCFYQKIKTLTKNVRELQNGKSSGPLLVKYLLTLRLNIDDAYEYFRAILSTALKIYGEKKDQYILHIGNAVGRRNNFSVHEPLCDVYSGDSYLKDLPFREHSYVNNIIDIFYAERCDRRDDQPDDQRGEREALHSSLEVVRICISNLFKILGDLHRYKCYFFEENREKNEMKACMNYYKALSYYRYSGHLFNQLTLLYTGGNPIECLFLYFLSLIAVKPAPNRDALVMYMESVLNGGKSLANLLARLRRGSSRRCEQGQQDGSVDLNNAVCTPCRGETSCKLGRGIFYIKAEGRHFLPSMKGSERGTKDTIYYQRDKYHGHVNTRVNEKHTERRREGGSNSGQGSTKEKLTEKELNEAIINFYMSYFKIVKLLFSKIDMNKFEKKKNKFIYYTNRYIKLQYYSRREDTLMLKNIILIIFTLLSLVIYVTKNQHDQGHKDPGGFLFYGNINVSKYVYRKEQIYFSFLLIHELLLSCEEFYANFFPSYLSVFIYVLYWFRKEPSVWDGRLVNCTEEDNRERDHLVKQYHEDYRGKSVYGSRAIGTEKTTFHSTARRSPWGGKRDESLFSKQSNYNEVVKNSCDDPEFSHNKDIIKSIKDLLMGIEVREEMPLNDNSLLRYKLREDFYIYPFLSGLHFRSLEGGGKYSTGGDCKMASSQLSSLSNVAYPEISPNKVDMKCSQVPFEGGKQRGISRHTNFDELNEEDVVLLKNPLFVRASSMCTNGEMVNPRDDVGNGLNCYNDLYELSSISGNNVHSSGRKDGSNDGGHADESVSSGNASRTGNNSRRCSDGGVAFNAHGIVHPEECYKGDHYIAAVYDIPNDEFLQEVGNRVRIMRFRSLTQNELKESDKESRHVRNVCKKYLDAQDREEIHHDNYPSEEDVGDIPHVAGVASPEEGSQKYTTPIVAGVCKNEMSCTMSRSDDDNRASNLMRNHQNGVQDKSHRSGSCEVCPDEGISQNDYFNYSVLEKFQQDRVDASASMPNGIVENDRSCKHLLGGKFNSSNEIAKANDKASLDTSLDTSLEDMFCPSSPAEADSILGDMAELARIPFEEKYLLNGEGQTHEAMGNSTAGDEFQMGKGTLAVCKGDSSPSVYEHAEPHHMYNGKMWMEEGNSTIRKMVILDGKNIGTRYQDNYKKYFDSFRIKVVLDYYKIKKYVVKIVLPEEYLIRGRNDLLGENSNSSYYDVRVHSSMEGDDFILTGNDLLFFQNLHILGCLIVHPLESYYPFCVNLVQRWNSCFVTNVTLSELNMKIREFDQLPLKNIAAHFISYTFLGDDFLPNPTFRWPTICRGPLLKATVNE from the exons ATGAGGCTGAAAGACGCGCGTGCAGCAATGAACAGCATGACTAGcccaagaagaaaaaaaaaaaaaaaagaagaaatattctTTGAATACATACGGAATAGCAACTCACAGGCCATTCAGCTGTTGAACTGGATATGGTTGTACTGCTTTTATCAGAAGATAAAGACGTTAACAAAGAATGTTCGAGAGCTACAGAATGGAAAGAGCAGTGGTCCTCTGCTAGTAAAGTACCTTTTGACACTGCGCTTAAACATAGACGATGCGTATGAGTACTTTCGGGCTATTTTATCCACcgcattaaaaatatatggcgAGAAAAAAGACCAGTATATCTTACACATCGGGAACGCGGTGGGTAGGCGAAACAATTTCTCCGTACATGAACCCCTGTGTGATGTGTACAGCGGAGATTCATATTTGAAGGACCTTCCCTTTCGGGAACACTCCTACGTGAACAACATTATCGACATTTTCTACGCGGAACGCTGCGACCGACGTGACGACCAACCTGATGACCAACGTGGTGAGAGGGAGGCTCTGCATAGCAGCCTAGAAGTCGTTCGAATCTGCATCAGCAACCTTTTCAAAATTCTGGGCGATCTGCACAGATATAAGTGTTACTTCTTTGAAGagaacagagaaaaaaatgaaatgaaagcGTGCATGAATTATTACAAGGCACTGAGTTATTATAGATACAGTGGGCACCTGTTCAATCAGCTCACGCTGCTGTACACGGGGGGCAACCCGATAGAGTGCCTGTTTTTATACTTCCTTTCGTTGATCGCGGTTAAGCCTGCTCCCAACAGGGACGCCCTTGTCATGTACATGGAGAGCGTCCTCAACGGGGGGAAGAGCTTGGCCAATTTGTTAGCGCGCCTACGTAGGGGCTCCTCCCGAAGGTGCGAACAGGGCCAGCAGGACGGAAGTGTCGACCTGAACAATGCGGTATGCACTCCTTGCCGCGGCGAAACGTCCTGTAAACTGGGCAGAGGCATATTTTACATCAAAGCTGAGGGAAGACATTTTTTACCCTCCATGAAAGGCAGTGAGAGGGGGACAAAGGACACCATCTACTACCAGAGGGACAAGTATCACGGCCATGTGAACACCAGAGTTAATGAAAAGCACACAGAGCGGAGGAGGGAAGGAGGTTCCAACAGTGGACAGGGGAGcacgaaggaaaaactaaCCGAGAAAGAATTAAACGAAGCCATTATTAATTTCTACATGAGCTAtttcaaaattgtgaagttactattttccaaaattgatatgaacaaatttgaaaaaaaaaaaaataaatttatttactACACCAATAGATACATAAAGCTGCAGTACTACAGTAGAAGGGAAGATACCTTGATGCTAAAGAATATCATCCTCATAATCTTTACGCTCCTAAGTTTAGTTATATATGTTACCAAGAATCAACATGACCAAGGGCACAAGGACCCAGGGGGCTTCCTTTTCTATGGCAATATAAACGTCTCAAAGTACGTATACAGAAAGGagcaaatttatttttcctttcttttgaTTCATGAGCTGTTATTGTCATGTGAAGAATTTTACgcaaattttttccccaGCTACTTGTCTGTTTTTATATACGTGCTTTACTGGTTTCGAAAGGAACCTAGTGTTTGGGATGGGCGCTTGGTTAATTGCACCGAGGAGGACAACCGAGAGAGGGACCACCTCGTGAAGCAGTACCATGAGGATTACCGTGGAAAAAGCGTCTACGGGAGCAGAGCCATCGGTACGGAGAAGACAACTTTTCACTCCACCGCGCGGAGATCTCcatgggggggaaagagggatgaatctcttttttccaaacaAAGCAATTATAACGAAGTAGTGAAGAACTCCTGTGACGACCCCGAATTTTCTCACAACAAAGACATAATAAAAAGTATCAAAGATTTATTAATGGGCATAGAGGTGAGGGAGGAAATGCCCCTGAATGATAATTCTCTACTGCGCTATAAACTGAGGGAAGATTTTTATATCTATCCTTTTTTGAGTGGGTTGCATTTTAGGAGTTtagaaggggggggaaagtatTCTACTGGGGGGGATTGTAAGATGGCTTCCTCACAATTGAGCAGTCTTTCCAACGTGGCCTACCCAGAAATCAGCCCAAACAAAGTTGATATGAAGTGTAGCCAAGTGCCCTTCGAGGGAGGTAAACAGCGGGGAATTAGCCGTCACACCAATTTTGACGAGTTGAACGAAGAAGATGTAGTCCTTTTGAAGAATCCATTGTTTGTAAGGGCGAGCAGCATGTGTACGAACGGGGAGATGGTAAACCCGAGGGATGACGTAGGGAACGGGCTAAACTGTTACAACGATTTATACGAGCTATCCTCCATCAGTGGAAATAATGTTCATTCATCCGGACGAAAGGATGGAAGTAATGACGGAGGGCACGCAGATGAGAGTGTTTCTTCTGGGAATGCTAGTAGGACAGGGAACAACTCCCGTCGGTGCAGCGATGGTGGGGTAGCATTTAACGCACACGGAATAGTGCACCCGGAGGAATGTTATAAAGGAGACCACTACATTGCAGCAGTGTATGATATCCCAAATGATGAATTCCTGCAGGAGGTAGGAAATCGGGTTCGAATTATGCGCTTTAGGTCGCTCACCCAGAATGAGTTAAAGGAGAGCGACAAGGAGAGTAGGCATGTCCGTAACGTTTGCAAGAAATATTTGGATGCACAAGATAGGGAGGAGATACACCACGATAATTACCCCAGTGAGGAAGACGTAGGGGACATACCTCACGTGGCAGGCGTAGCATCTCCGGAGGAAGGAAGCCAAAAGTACACCACGCCCATCGTCGCAGGAGTTTGCAAGAACGAAATGAGCTGCACCATGAGCCGAAGCGATGATGACAACAGAGCGAGCAACCTCATGAGGAACCATCAAAACGGAGTGCAAGATAAAAGCCACCGAAGTGGCAGTTGCGAAGTTTGTCCGGATGAAGGCATAAGTCAGAATGATTATTTTAACTATTCCGTTTTGGAGAAATTCCAGCAGGATAGGGTGGATGCCTCAGCATCTATGCCGAACGGTATTGTAGAGAACGACCGCAGTTGCAAGCATCTCCTGGGTGGAAAATTCAATTCGTCCAACGAGATTGCCAAGGCAAATGACAAGGCCAGTTTGGATACCAGTTTGGACACCAGTTTGGAGGACATGTTTTGTCCGAGTTCCCCAGCTGAGGCAGATTCCATCCTAGGCGACATGGCCGAATTGGCGAGGATTCCTTTCGAAGAGAAGTACCTTCTTAATGGGGAAGGTCAAACGCATGAAGCGATGGGAAACAGCACCGCGGGGGATGAATTCCAGATGGGGAAAGGAACGCTTGCTGTGTGTAAGGGCGATAGCAGCCCATCTGTATATGAACATGCGGAGCCTCACCATATGTACAACGGGAAAATGTGGATGGAAGAGGGAAACTCAACAATCCGAAAAATGGTAATCcttgatggaaaaaacattggCACGAGGTACCAGgacaattacaaaaaatatttcgatTCATTTAGAATAAAAGTGGTTCTAGATTATTACAAAATTAAGAAGTATGTAGTGAAGATAGTCCTTCCGGAAGAGTACTTAATACGCGGGAGGAATGATCTCCTAGGAGAAAACTCCAACAGTAGTTACTATGACGTACGGGTACACAGCAGTATGGAAGGCGATGATTTTATTCTCACGGGGAATGACTTGCTCTTTTTTCAGAatcttcacattttaggaTGTTTAATTGTTCACCCCTTGGAAAGTTACTACCCGTTCTGCGTCAACCTTGTGCAGAGATGGAACTCCTGTTTTGTAACAAACGTAACTCTGTCTGAACTTAATATGAAGATTCGGGAGTTCGATCAGCTTCCCCTGAAGAATATCGCGGCGCACTTTATATCGTACACCTTTCTGGGCGATGATTTTCTACCCAACCCGACCTTTCGATGGCCAACTATCT GTCGTGGGCCCTTATTGAAGGCCACTGTAAATGAATGA